From one Rattus norvegicus strain BN/NHsdMcwi chromosome 7, GRCr8, whole genome shotgun sequence genomic stretch:
- the Or6c202 gene encoding olfactory receptor Olr954: MKNNTITTFLLLGLTDDPQLQIPIFVFLFVAYMLSITGNLTIIALTILDCHLKKPMYFFLKNFSMLEISFTSACIPQYLYNIATGDRSITYDVCVTQVFFIDVFGVNEFFLLAIMSYDRYVAICKPLHYVTIMNSKVCQTLNLCCWMAGLLIILPPLTLLLNLKFCDSNVIDYFFCDASPILKISCSDTWLIEQLVIVCAVLTFILTLVCVTLSYVHIIKTILRFPSAQQRKKAFSTCSSHMIVVSITYGSCIFIYINPSAKESVAINKGVAVLMSSIAPMLNPFIYTLRNKQVREAFSDSIKKITMISMKKENVQI, encoded by the coding sequence ATGAAGAACAACACGATAACCACCTTCCTTCTGTTGGGACTAACAGATGATCCTCAACTTCAGATTCctatttttgtatttctatttgTTGCCTACATGCTCAGCATAACTGGGAATCTGACTATCATAGCCCTCACTATATTGGACTGCCACCTCAAAAAACCAATGTACTTTTTTCTAAAAAATTTTTCCATGTTAGAAATTTCTTTTACATCTGCTTGTATCCCtcaatatttatataacatagCAACAGGAGACAGGTCAATCACTTATGATGTTTGTGTCACGCAAGTGTTTTTTATTGATGTTTTTGGAGTAAATGAATTTTTTCTTCTGGCCATTATGTCCTATGATCgttatgtggccatctgcaaacCCCTGCATTATGTAACCATCATGAACAGTAAGGTGTGTCAGACACTTAATCTCTGTTGCTGGATGGCTGGCTTGCTCATCATACTGCCACCACTTACCCTGTTACTAAATTTGAAATTTTGTGACTCAAATGTTATTGATTATTTCTTCTGCGATGCATCTCCTATCTTGAAGATTTCATGCTCAGACACTTGGCTCATAGAGCAACTGGTGATTGTTTGTGCAGTGCTGACCTTCATTCTGACCCTTGTGTGTGTTACTCTGTCCTATGTACATATCATCAAGACCATTCTAAGGTTCCCCTCTGCCCAGCAAAGGAAAAAAGCCTTTTCCACCTGTTCTTCTCACATGATTGTAGTTTCAATCACCTATGGAAGCTGTATTTTCATTTACATCAACCCTTCAGCTAAGGAATCAGTGGCTATCAATAAGGGTGTAGCAGTTCTGATGTCATCAATTGCTCCAATGTTAAACCCATTCATTTATACTCTGAGAAATAAGCAAGTTAGAGAAGCCTTCAGTGATTCCATCAAAAAAATTAC